In Phaseolus vulgaris cultivar G19833 chromosome 10, P. vulgaris v2.0, whole genome shotgun sequence, a single genomic region encodes these proteins:
- the LOC137819471 gene encoding triacylglycerol lipase 2-like isoform X1 has protein sequence MGLMFGLLTHVEPNIADNIQLYHLIAWLVLSTKMLMHFYGQQFCLVLLIISDLDWNWSWDELVAHDLPVTFKYVHDLTGQKLHYVGHAQGTLIALADFSQDQLFNILRSTVLLSPIAYQMTSPLAKNAAENIIFESPYNFGSLNLI, from the exons ATGGGTTTGATGTTTGGGTTGTTAACACACGTGGAACCAAATATAGCAGACAACATACAACTTTACCACCTAATAGCTTGGTTAGTTTTGTCTACTAAAATGTTAATGCATTTCTATGGTCAACAATTTTGTTTGGTTCTATTGATTATATCAGATTTAGATTGGAACTGGTCATGGGATGAACTAGTTGCACATGATCTTCCAGTCACATTCAAGTATGTGCATGATCTAACTGGACAAAAACTACACTATGTTGGTCACGCACAG GGAACTTTGATTGCATTGGCTGATTTTTCCCAAGACCAATTATTTAACATATTGAGATCAACTGTCTTGCTTAGCCCCATTGCTTATCAGATGACTTCACCCCTAGCTAAAAATGCAGCTGAAAACATCATTTTTGAG TCGCCATACAATTTTGGATCTTTGAATTTAATATGA
- the LOC137819343 gene encoding uncharacterized protein, producing the protein MQKGREVRDDIFEPGGFGDFGGFGFQGKMMPSLFGGRDPFDDPFFSDPFDSLFGSNSASRAMQKPNREKGIVIEELDSDDDEVADNCPQQGDKDFDKKKSRSTLEPSVEHPEDDVSERKNSDVTYKNDHYMAEPSKAQKFSFQTSRVTYGGINGAYYTSTRTRRMGANGVVMEENKEADSTTGQATHRVSRGIHDKGHSVLRKLDSDGKVDTTQTMHNLNEDELVGFEEAWKGNNMAQLPGFDVHRRGDSSNGNQNRNQAWPQAYLEPSRREREFPSNYEAGNNSGGRTKKIVRINIE; encoded by the exons ATGCAGAAGGGTAGAGAAGTTCGAGATGATATTTTTGAACCAGGAGGGTTTGGAGATTTTGGTGGCTTTGGATTTCAGGGAAAAATGATGCCAAGTCTTTTTGGAGGTAGGGATCCATTTGATGATCCCTTCTTCAGTGACCCGTTTGATAGCTTGTTTGGTTCAAATTCTGCATCAAGAGCAATGCAGAAGCCAAACAGAGAAAAAGGAATAGTTATAGAAGAGTTAGACTCTGATGATGATGAGGTAGCTGATAATTGCCCTCAACAAGGAGACAAAGATTTTGATAAGAAGAAATCTAGATCAACCCTGGAACCATCGGTTGAGCATCCAGAGGATGATGTTAGTG AGAGGAAGAACAGTGATGTAACATACAAGAATGACCATTACATGGCTGAACCTTCGAAGGCTCAAAAATTTTCTTTTCAGACTAGCAGAGTAACATATGGTGGAATAAATGGTGCATATTATACCTCTACTAGAACCAGAAGGATGGGGGCTAATGGG GTGGTAATGGAGGAGAACAAAGAAGCGGATTCAACAACAGGCCAAGCAACACATAGGGTTAGCAGAGGAATCCATGACAAG GGTCATTCAGTTTTAAGGAAGCTTGACTCAGATGGTAAGGTTGATACAACCCAGACAATGCACAATCTTAATGAAG ATGAGCTTGTAGGATTTGAAGAAGCATGGAAAGGAAATAACATGGCACAATTGCCTGGATTTGATGTACATAGGAGAGGGG ATTCTAGCAATGGCAATCAGAACAGAAACCAGGCTTGGCCACAAGCTTATTTGGAGCCAtcaagaagagagagagagtttcCATCAAACTATGAGGCAGGAAACAATTCAGGGGGAAGAACAAAGAAAATTGTTAGAATCAATATTGAGTGA
- the LOC137819471 gene encoding triacylglycerol lipase 2-like isoform X2, producing the protein MGLMFGLLTHVEPNIADNIQLYHLIAWLVLSTKMLMHFYGQQFCLVLLIISDLDWNWSWDELVAHDLPVTFKYVHDLTGQKLHYVGHAQGTLIALADFSQDQLFNILRSTVLLSPIAYQMTSPLAKNAAENIIFEVDGYCYR; encoded by the exons ATGGGTTTGATGTTTGGGTTGTTAACACACGTGGAACCAAATATAGCAGACAACATACAACTTTACCACCTAATAGCTTGGTTAGTTTTGTCTACTAAAATGTTAATGCATTTCTATGGTCAACAATTTTGTTTGGTTCTATTGATTATATCAGATTTAGATTGGAACTGGTCATGGGATGAACTAGTTGCACATGATCTTCCAGTCACATTCAAGTATGTGCATGATCTAACTGGACAAAAACTACACTATGTTGGTCACGCACAG GGAACTTTGATTGCATTGGCTGATTTTTCCCAAGACCAATTATTTAACATATTGAGATCAACTGTCTTGCTTAGCCCCATTGCTTATCAGATGACTTCACCCCTAGCTAAAAATGCAGCTGAAAACATCATTTTTGAG GTAGATGGTTATTGTTATAGGTAG